The segment GGAGCAATGGGTCGAGAAATTTGCCCGGTTTTATACCCCTGCCGTCATGGGGCTCGCCGTTGCGACGCTCTTCCTCCCACCGCTGCTCTTGGGCGGGGTCATAGGGGACTGGTTCTACAGATCGCTCGTCCTGCTCGTCATCAGTTGTCCCTGTGCCCTGGTGATCTCTACTCCGGTAAGCATTGTGGCCGCGGTCGCGGCCTCTGCCCGCAACGGCGTGTTAGTGAAGGGTGGCAAGTATATGGAGGCGCCGGCGCACTTGAAAGCCATCGCATTCGACAAGACAGGAACAGTCACAGAAGGAAGGCCCGCTGTGGTGGAGGTCGCTCCCTTGAGGGATCACGACGTGGCGGGCCTTCTCGAGCGAGCGGCCGCCATGGAGGCGCGGAGCGAACACCCCATCGCTGCGGCCATACTGGCCTTCGCACGGGGTCGGGGTGTCACGTTTCTTCCTGCAGAAGACTTTCAGATCATCGGCGGCAAGGGTGCCACAGCCCGCTTCAAGGGAAAAATGTACTGGCTCGGCTCTCACCGCTACCTGGAGGAACGAGGGCAGGAGACGGAAGACGTTCATTCAAAACTAGAGCAAATGTCCAAGGCCGGCCGCACCGTCGTGGTCATCGGGAACGAGGCCCACGTATGCGGTTTGATTGCCCTCGCCGATGGCGTGCGGTCCGAGGCAAGGCTCGCGGTTGAGGCGCTGCGCAGGGAAGGTGTGGAGCATGTGGTGATGCTCACAGGAGACAACGACGGGACGGCTCGGACAATCGCGCGGGAGACGGGCATCGACGAGGTTTACGCCGACCTACTCCCCGCGGATAAGGTAGCGGCTGTGGAGTCCCTGGTCACCCGCTATCACGATGTGGCAATGGTAGGCGACGGAGTCAACGACGCCCCGGCGATGGCCCGCGCAACACTCGGCATCGCCATGGGCGCGGCCGGCAGCGATGCCGCGATCGAGACCGCTGACATCGCCCTCATGTCTGACGACCTCTCGAAATTGCCATGGCTGATACGACATTCCAAGCACACGCTCGCAATCATCCACCAGAACATCCTCTTCTCCCTCTTCGTCAAGGCGGTTTTCGTGGCTCTGACCTTCACGGGCTACGCATTCCTTTGGTCC is part of the Candidatus Polarisedimenticolia bacterium genome and harbors:
- a CDS encoding heavy metal translocating P-type ATPase; the protein is MFSLAGFLSHTWIAGGLAAALGSEGTGLSHHVPLVSKFLYSMGILSGTWYVLPKAWSAARRLRPDMNFLMTVAVLGALAIGEWFEAATVSFLFAASLALESWSVGRARRAVSALMELAPPAVRLKRDDGSEEEVLPDRVPVGSLLIVKPGERIPLDGRVVHGVSEANQAPITGESIPVAKNPGDPVFAGTINGEGALEIESTKPAQATTLAHIIRMVGEAQSKRGPSEQWVEKFARFYTPAVMGLAVATLFLPPLLLGGVIGDWFYRSLVLLVISCPCALVISTPVSIVAAVAASARNGVLVKGGKYMEAPAHLKAIAFDKTGTVTEGRPAVVEVAPLRDHDVAGLLERAAAMEARSEHPIAAAILAFARGRGVTFLPAEDFQIIGGKGATARFKGKMYWLGSHRYLEERGQETEDVHSKLEQMSKAGRTVVVIGNEAHVCGLIALADGVRSEARLAVEALRREGVEHVVMLTGDNDGTARTIARETGIDEVYADLLPADKVAAVESLVTRYHDVAMVGDGVNDAPAMARATLGIAMGAAGSDAAIETADIALMSDDLSKLPWLIRHSKHTLAIIHQNILFSLFVKAVFVALTFTGYAFLWSAIAADMGASLLVTFNGLRLLRSRAP